One bacterium DNA window includes the following coding sequences:
- a CDS encoding Hsp20/alpha crystallin family protein, which produces MSIWYPQHVLYQLDRLIDQVAGGEPGNGRSVTFAPHVDIKETQNGYDLFVELPGLSAGDVDIAVDRGVLTISGERKAPEAGENEAWRLRETNSGVFSRRFTLGDAVDAENIAAEMDAGVLRVSIAKKPKAVPRKIEVKVN; this is translated from the coding sequence ATGTCCATTTGGTACCCGCAACACGTGCTCTATCAGCTCGATCGCCTGATCGATCAGGTCGCCGGCGGCGAGCCCGGCAACGGCCGCTCCGTGACGTTCGCGCCGCACGTGGACATCAAGGAAACGCAAAACGGCTACGATCTTTTCGTCGAGCTTCCGGGCCTTTCCGCGGGTGATGTCGACATCGCGGTGGACCGAGGCGTGCTGACGATTTCCGGCGAACGCAAGGCGCCCGAGGCCGGCGAGAATGAGGCCTGGCGCTTGCGCGAAACGAATTCCGGTGTCTTTTCGCGCCGCTTCACGCTGGGCGACGCCGTGGATGCGGAGAACATCGCGGCCGAGATGGACGCGGGCGTCCTGCGCGTTTCGATCGCGAAAAAGCCCAAGGCCGTTCCGCGCAAGATCGAGGTGAAAGTCAACTAG